One segment of Anopheles stephensi strain Indian chromosome 3, UCI_ANSTEP_V1.0, whole genome shotgun sequence DNA contains the following:
- the LOC118513507 gene encoding zinc finger protein 813-like, whose product MEYNNAYNKPYCGNITQPLPTPGSAGFFPANDTTPATFLKVPNPPYIKQESVTGAGDSVIHAGTVTPPVNYSQNQQHQHQYGADYGESNEAEKPLFYHRKPFEMSYLSNPYMQPHAQQYPQHALPPHFPSQTNHPHHVSHLQQQPQQPLPAPPPLTVPSDMHSPQQLGPEHMQRSQHPANFHEYYDHSDAGSALEPYAYVLQKPTAAPMLTPDTSSPLVPTPFVPALDPPTTRSPYGASGETPQPIAFKCELCPKTFETRLKLEKHGKTHLANGGAPQQDFKCRMCDKTFRTKSTLICHEKVHGENGVDNSFSCVECGKVFATADKLQVHRRLHTGEKPYQCKVCQKYFNHQSNLIVHQRIHDKVKKALKCARCSKVLDNEERLAIHMRLHTGEKPYKCSYCEKRFNHKSTVSTHEKAAHIAANSYKCERCHKTFNQKCQLQYHEKLQEEHTIACAHCEKVFCYKASHKEHMFKVHFPRPKKEQKKGQPTAGDEQEGGEGADGAGATHSGGGGGGTGSGNQGRNKFKCNVCDRRFYYKRALEVHMGVHDASLDVNVLYFSCNYCPETFTEEESLQKHEAKHEADGTTDFLQNMKQLDQSENPANGQVDGGFRCPLCFKRFENQRALRDHHKTHLCSNADCAKCGPAHSDRFELAHSTYDANDDLQPTVCNICHRQLATFEQYQNHFHYHTSRVPFYCYHCREEFNDKRELYNHSRTHVPREPESYTCEVCAKVFSTKGNFKRHLKSHQAVRAFACDRCSKQYDYKSALEVHLKRSHGIEL is encoded by the exons ATGGAATACAACAATGCCTACAACAAACCGTA CTGCGGCAACATTACTCAACCCTTGCCAACTCCCGGCAGCGCTGGCTTTTTCCCGGCAAATGACACCACACCAGCGACGTTCCTTAAAGTGCCCAACCCACCGTACATCAAGCAAGAATCGGTTACGGGGGCCGGTGATTCGGTGATCCATGCCGGGACTGTAACACCGCCCGTAAACTACAGCCagaaccagcagcaccagcaccagtatGGGGCTGACTACGGTGAATCGAACGAAGCAGAAAAGCCGCTCTTCTACCACCGGAAACCGTTCGAAATGTCGTATCTGTCGAATCCGTACATGCAGCCCCATGCGCAGCAATATCCTCAACATGCTCTTCCGCCGCATTTTCCATCGCAAACGAACCACCCTCACCACGTGTCtcatctgcagcagcaaccgcaacaGCCTCTTCCAGCACCACCTCCGCTCACTGTGCCATCCGATATGCATTCCCCACAGCAGCTGGGTCCGGAGCATATGCAGCGATCGCAACATCCGGCAAACTTTCACGAGTACTACGATCACTCGGATGCTGGCTCCGCGCTGGAACCGTACGCTTACGTGCTGCAAAAGCCGACCGCCGCACCAATGCTAACCCCGGATACGTCCTCACCCCTGGTTCCTACCCCGTTTGTACCGGCCCTCGATCCACCAACAACTCGATCACCGTACGGCGCATCGGGCGAAACGCCGCAACCGATCGCCTTCAAGTGTGAGCTCTGTCCGAAAACGTTCGAAACGAGGCTGAAGCTGGAGAAGCACGGCAAAACGCATCTGGCGAACGGAGGCGCGCCGCAGCAAGACTTCAAGTGCCGTATGTGCGATAAAACGTTTCGCACGAAAAGTACGCTCATCTGCCACGAGAAGGTGCACGGCGAGAACGGGGTGGACAATAGCTTTTCGTGCGTCGAGTGTGGCAAAGTGTTTGCGACCGCCGACAAGCTGCAGGTGCACCGGCGGCTACATACGGGCGAAAAACCGTACCAGTGCAAGGTGTGCCAGAAGTACTTCAACCACCAATCGAACCTGATCGTACACCAGCGCATTCACGATAAGGTAAAGAAGGCGCTCAAATGTGCCCGGTGCAGCAAGGTGCTGGACAATGAGGAACGGTTGGCGATCCACATGCGGCTGCACACCGGCGAAAAGCCGTACAAATGCTCGTACTGCGAGAAGCGCTTCAACCACAAAAGCACGGTCAGTACGCACGAGAAGGCGGCTCACATTGCGGCCAACTCGTACAAATGCGAACGGTGCCATAAGACGTTCAATCAAAAGTGCCAGCTGCAGTACCACGAGAAGCTGCAGGAGGAGCATACGATCGCGTGCGCTCACTGCGAGAAGGTGTTTTGCTACAAGGCCAGCCACAAGGAGCACATGTTTAAGGTGCACTTTCCGCGCCCGAAAAAGGAGCAGAAGAAAGGGCAACCAACGGCGGGCGATGAACAAGAGGGCGGCGAGGGAGCGGATGGCGCAGGAGCAACCcattccggtggtggtggtggcggcacCGGGAGTGGCAATCAGGGTAGGAACAAATTCAAATGCAACGTGTGCGATCGTCGCTTTTACTACAAGCGAGCGCTCGAGGTGCATATGGGTGTGCATGACGCTTCGCTGGACGTGAATGTGCTGTACTTTTCGTGCAACTACTGTCCGGAAACGTTTACCGAGGAGGAATCGTTGCAGAAGCACGAGGCCAAACACGAGGCGGACGGGACGACCGATTTTCTGCAAAACATGAAACAGCTGGACCAGTCGGAAAACCCGGCCAATGGGCAGGTTGATGGCGGGTTTCGCTGTCCGTTGTGCTTTAAGCGGTTCGAGAATCAGCGAGCGTTGCGCGACCATCACAAAACGCACCTCTGCTCGAACGCGGACTGTGCCAAGTGCGGGCCGGCGCATAGCGACCGGTTCGAACTGGCGCACAGTACGTACGATGCGAACGATGATCTGCAGCCGACGGTGTGCAACATTTGCCACCGGCAGCTGGCAACGTTCGAGCAGTATCAGAACCACTTCCACTACCACACGTCCCGGGTGCCGTTCTACTGTTACCACTGCCGAGAAGAGTTTAACGATAAGCGGGAGCTGTACAATCACTCGAGGACGCATGTACCGCGCGAGCCGGAATCGTACACGTGCGAGGTGTGCGCGAAGGTATTTTCCACCAAGGGCAATTTCAAGCGGCATTTAAAATCTCACCAAGCGGTCCGGGCGTTCGCGTGTGACCGCTGCTCGAAGCAGTACGACTACAAGAGCGCGCTGGAGGTGCATCTGAAGCGTTCGCACGGCATTGAACTTTAG
- the LOC118513508 gene encoding facilitated trehalose transporter Tret1-like isoform X1: MTAEKLGAVGSGTIKPDRKIVKLYLAAIGANIISLSLGTAIGWLSPFLPLLISADSPLEQGPVTDIQATWIASLLCIGAFGGTFLFGWSAEKFGRKVSLLATAVPLVGFWGCVAFGTTVEVLYVARLLAGLGAAGVFLLVPMYITEIAEDRIRGTLGSLFILFLNIGTLLSFVMGSYLSYHLTAYILFSLPIVFIALFVQFPETPQYLIRSNRVRDAESSLKYLRGYTSTPDHLEMLRSEMDALLVQVSGEKDSTEQHSISLADFAPQSARKALLIGLVLVSLNQLSGCFALINYTAQIFADSGSDLDPNMAAIVVGAIQIIGSYGSTIIVDRCQRKHVYIATSFFAAIGLFTMGTHGYLKSQHVDVSAINWIPVASLSFVIFIASVGLLPLTFVILSEILPPKVRGLGGSLCTAFLWTISFLVVKYFPVAVELIGLHGCMWVFSAVCLSAGLFNAIFIPETRGRSIEQIIHAMENNIKS, encoded by the exons aTGACGGCCGAAAAGCTTGGTGCGGTCGGATCCGGCACGATAAAGCCGGACCGGAAGATAGTGAAGCTGTATTTGGCGGCGATCGGTG CCAACATCATCTCGCTGTCGCTGGGTACGGCGATCGGGTGGTTGTCCCCGTTTCTGCCCCTGCTCATCTCGGCCGACTCGCCGCTCGAGCAGGGCCCGGTGACGGACATTCAGGCGACCTGGATCGCGTCCCTGCTGTGCATCGGTGCCTTCGGTGGCACGTTCCTGTTTGGCTGGAGTGCGGAAAAGTTTGGCCGGAAGGTGTCGCTGCTCGCGACGGCCGTACCGCTGGTCGGGTTCTGGGGTTGCGTTGCGTTCGGCACCACGGTGGAGGTGCTGTACGTGGCGCGGCTATTGGCGGGACTCGGTGCGGCGGGCGTCTTTCTACTGGTGCCCATGTACATCACGGAGATCGCCGAGGATAG GATACGCGGAACGCTCGGGTCGCTGTTCATTCTCTTCCTCAACATTGGCACGCTGTTGTCGTTCGTGATGGGCAGCTACCTGTCCTACCACCTGACGGCCTACATCCTATTCTCGCTACCGATCGTGTTTATTGCGCTCTTCGTACAGTTCCCGGAAACACCACAATATCTGATCCGTAGCAACCGTGTCCGGGATGCGGAAAGCTCACTGAAGTACCTGCGAGGATACACGTCCACACCGGACCATCTGGAGATGTTGCGATCGGAGATGGACGCTCTGCTGGTGCAGGTGTCCGGCGAGAAGGACAGTACGGAGCAGCACAGCATTTCTTTGGCCGACTTTG CACCCCAGTCCGCACGGAAAGCGCTGCTGATCGGGCTGGTGTTGGTGTCGCTGAATCAACTTTCCGGCTGCTTCGCGCTGATCAACTACACCGCACAAATCTTTGCCGATTCCGGATCCGATCTCGATCCCAACATGGCCGCCATCGTGGTAGGCGCTATTCAGATTATCGGTTCGTACGGATCGACCATCATCGTTGATCGTTGCCAGCGGAAG CACGTGTACATTGCGACGAGTTTCTTCGCTGCGATCGGTCTGTTTACGATGGGGACGCACGGTTACTTGAAGAGCCAGCACGTGGACGTGAGTGCCATCAACTGGATACCGGTGGCCAGCCTTTCGTTCGTCATATTCATCGCATCCGTCGGTCTGCTGCCACTCACCTTTGTCATTCTGTCCGAGATACTGCCACCGAAG GTTCGTGGTCTCGGAGGATCCCTCTGCACGGCATTCCTGTGGACAATCAGCTTCCTGGTGGTGAAGTACTTCCCGGTGGCGGTCGAGCTGATCGGGCTGCATGGCTGCATGTGGGTGTTCAGTGCCGTCTGCCTTTCGGCCGGCCTCTTCAACGCGATCTTCATACCGGAAACACGGGGCCGCAGCATAGAACAGATCATACACGCAATGGAGAACAATATTAAGAGTTAA
- the LOC118513508 gene encoding facilitated trehalose transporter Tret1-like isoform X2, with protein sequence MRAMLPSFRNRFFAKPEHKACAANIISLSLGTAIGWLSPFLPLLISADSPLEQGPVTDIQATWIASLLCIGAFGGTFLFGWSAEKFGRKVSLLATAVPLVGFWGCVAFGTTVEVLYVARLLAGLGAAGVFLLVPMYITEIAEDRIRGTLGSLFILFLNIGTLLSFVMGSYLSYHLTAYILFSLPIVFIALFVQFPETPQYLIRSNRVRDAESSLKYLRGYTSTPDHLEMLRSEMDALLVQVSGEKDSTEQHSISLADFAPQSARKALLIGLVLVSLNQLSGCFALINYTAQIFADSGSDLDPNMAAIVVGAIQIIGSYGSTIIVDRCQRKHVYIATSFFAAIGLFTMGTHGYLKSQHVDVSAINWIPVASLSFVIFIASVGLLPLTFVILSEILPPKVRGLGGSLCTAFLWTISFLVVKYFPVAVELIGLHGCMWVFSAVCLSAGLFNAIFIPETRGRSIEQIIHAMENNIKS encoded by the exons ATGCGTGCCATGTTGCCGAGCTTTCGGAACCGATTTTTCGCCAAACCAGAGCATAAAGCGTGTGCCG CCAACATCATCTCGCTGTCGCTGGGTACGGCGATCGGGTGGTTGTCCCCGTTTCTGCCCCTGCTCATCTCGGCCGACTCGCCGCTCGAGCAGGGCCCGGTGACGGACATTCAGGCGACCTGGATCGCGTCCCTGCTGTGCATCGGTGCCTTCGGTGGCACGTTCCTGTTTGGCTGGAGTGCGGAAAAGTTTGGCCGGAAGGTGTCGCTGCTCGCGACGGCCGTACCGCTGGTCGGGTTCTGGGGTTGCGTTGCGTTCGGCACCACGGTGGAGGTGCTGTACGTGGCGCGGCTATTGGCGGGACTCGGTGCGGCGGGCGTCTTTCTACTGGTGCCCATGTACATCACGGAGATCGCCGAGGATAG GATACGCGGAACGCTCGGGTCGCTGTTCATTCTCTTCCTCAACATTGGCACGCTGTTGTCGTTCGTGATGGGCAGCTACCTGTCCTACCACCTGACGGCCTACATCCTATTCTCGCTACCGATCGTGTTTATTGCGCTCTTCGTACAGTTCCCGGAAACACCACAATATCTGATCCGTAGCAACCGTGTCCGGGATGCGGAAAGCTCACTGAAGTACCTGCGAGGATACACGTCCACACCGGACCATCTGGAGATGTTGCGATCGGAGATGGACGCTCTGCTGGTGCAGGTGTCCGGCGAGAAGGACAGTACGGAGCAGCACAGCATTTCTTTGGCCGACTTTG CACCCCAGTCCGCACGGAAAGCGCTGCTGATCGGGCTGGTGTTGGTGTCGCTGAATCAACTTTCCGGCTGCTTCGCGCTGATCAACTACACCGCACAAATCTTTGCCGATTCCGGATCCGATCTCGATCCCAACATGGCCGCCATCGTGGTAGGCGCTATTCAGATTATCGGTTCGTACGGATCGACCATCATCGTTGATCGTTGCCAGCGGAAG CACGTGTACATTGCGACGAGTTTCTTCGCTGCGATCGGTCTGTTTACGATGGGGACGCACGGTTACTTGAAGAGCCAGCACGTGGACGTGAGTGCCATCAACTGGATACCGGTGGCCAGCCTTTCGTTCGTCATATTCATCGCATCCGTCGGTCTGCTGCCACTCACCTTTGTCATTCTGTCCGAGATACTGCCACCGAAG GTTCGTGGTCTCGGAGGATCCCTCTGCACGGCATTCCTGTGGACAATCAGCTTCCTGGTGGTGAAGTACTTCCCGGTGGCGGTCGAGCTGATCGGGCTGCATGGCTGCATGTGGGTGTTCAGTGCCGTCTGCCTTTCGGCCGGCCTCTTCAACGCGATCTTCATACCGGAAACACGGGGCCGCAGCATAGAACAGATCATACACGCAATGGAGAACAATATTAAGAGTTAA